Proteins encoded by one window of Lycium barbarum isolate Lr01 chromosome 11, ASM1917538v2, whole genome shotgun sequence:
- the LOC132619055 gene encoding F-box protein At5g49610-like yields the protein MELSVKTVIDILRRLPSKSLARFKCVSRSWALHVSDCRSPRLCTRTIGFFYQAIRTHAQIHFLFTSPEMVKENFDESVNFLHGCRLYIIASSMGFLLCCEQEIYQRHYYVYNPVTRQYFALPEVKTCTNHVEVGIKVQTCAKYVAIGFNCKLDDPISKDVISFTIVRYKVPAESTVTIESFSSQTNAWTEITLALENPLDFQPSFYHPSKWPKSGGAIEGVFYWLDFEPRINLYDSVNMCFWSLDLPDRLDYLHMRSLGVSGGILCFASMCCGLTVWQLKSNIRDRTALWDMKYTNLCVFEAFNTCPETLGLLHRCGLGHRINYNFDRDMVFHPYEPQILIVLNIKEYGKFLMCYDMDNSSAKLVCNFGNRKTYTNIFPYEWQEWPLLL from the coding sequence ATGGAGCTGTCTGTAAAGACGGTAATTGATATATTGCGTCGGTTGCCTTCGAAATCCCTTGCGAGGTTTAAATGTGTGTCTAGGAGTTGGGCACTACATGTATCTGACTGCCGTTCTCCGAGATTGTGTACTCGTACAATTGGATTCTTTTACCAAGCTATACGTACACACGCCCAAATTCATTTTCTCTTCACTTCACCGGAGATGGTTAAAGAAAATTTCGACGAGTCTGTAAATTTTCTACATGGTTGTCGCCTATACATTATTGCATCATCAATGGGATTTCTCCTTTGCTGTGAGCAAGAAATATATCAACGACATTACTATGTTTATAATCCTGTCACAAGGCAATACTTTGCCCTCCCAGAAGTAAAAACATGCACTAACCATGTCGAGGTTGGGATAAAAGTACAAACATGTGCTAAGTATGTTGCGATTGGGTTTAATTGCAAGTTGGATGACCCAATTAGTAAGGATGTTATCTCGTTCACGATAGTTCGTTATAAGGTGCCTGCTGAATCAACGGTAACAATTGAAAGTTTCTCTTCTCAAACTAATGCATGGACTGAAATAACCCTTGCACTTGAAAATCCTCTTGATTTTCAGCCCTCCTTTTACCACCCTTCAAAGTGGCCAAAATCAGGAGGCGCTATCGAAGGAGTATTCTATTGGCTTGACTTTGAACCTCGAATCAACCTATACGATTCTGTGAATATGTGTTTTTGGTCTCTGGACTTACCTGATAGGCTCGACTATTTACATATGAGATCTCTAGGTGTATCAGGGGGAATTCTCTGTTTTGCAAGTATGTGTTGTGGACTCACGGTTTGGCAGCTGAAGAGCAATATACGGGACAGGACAGCGCTATGGGACATGAAGTACACTAATTTATGTGTTTTTGAAGCCTTTAACACTTGTCCGGAGACCTTAGGACTTCTTCATCGCTGTGGGCTAGGACATAGAATAAATTATAATTTTGATCGTGATATGGTATTTCACCCTTATGAACCACAAATTCTTATTGTTCTTAATATAAAAGAATATGGTAAGTTTCTGATGTGCTACGACATGGACAATTCTTCTGCAAAGTTAGTATGTAACTTTGGCAATCGCAAAACATACACCAATATATTTCCTTATGAGTGGCAAGAATGGCCACTTCTTCTTTAG
- the LOC132617489 gene encoding lysine-rich arabinogalactan protein 18-like, which translates to MSNLFVTIAFLVFLVLNSGNAQNAPSQAPVSSPNKSPIAKSQPPVSSPAISPANPPANPPAITVSPAISPALSPSTSVSSPAIETPVNTPATSPSISSSSETPATSPSISSSSATPANSPATASLSPESSQGPTADDASSAISIFEAPMVLSGLGLGFAIWAALLI; encoded by the coding sequence ATGTCTAATTTATTTGTTACTATTGCTTTTTTAGTATTTTTGGTGTTAAATTCTGGTAACGCGCAAAATGCACCTTCTCAAGCGCCGGTTTCTTCTCCTAATAAATCGCCGATCGCGAAATCTCAACCACCGGTTTCTTCTCCGGCGATATCTCCGGCGAACCCTCCGGCTAACCCTCCGGCGATTACCGTTTCTCCGGCAATATCTCCAGCACTCAGTCCATCAACCAGTGTATCTTCTCCGGCGATAGAAACTCCGGTGAATACTCCGGCAACTTCTCCAAGTATTTCTTCAAGTTCAGAAACTCCGGCAACTTCTCCAAGCATTTCTTCAAGTTCAGCAACTCCGGCGAATTCTCCGGCGACGGCGAGTTTGTCGCCGGAGAGTTCACAAGGTCCAACTGCTGATGACGCTTCATCTGCAATTTCAATATTTGAAGCGCCAATGGTTCTAAGCGGGCTTGGGCTTGGGTTTGCTATATGGGCTGCCTTGTTAATTTGA